GAGGCGGCACCCTCGCATAAAACCCATTATTTTGAGCGCATCGCGATTGTGTCTGTTTAAGTGGGCAGGAATCGAAAATTAGTCTCCATATGGGCTTTATGTTGGAATAAGGCCGGTATGGGCGTTACATTCCCATACATCTCTTCTTTATTCGTGATTTCCCCTCCTGTCATGCCCGTCCATCTGGTTCCGGGGCGCTGTTTCTCCGATCTATGGATTAAATTTATAAGTGAAGGAAGGAAATGTTGTTCCAACTCCTCGAGTACGGGAGCAGTGAAAACCATGTGTGTGCGAAAAAACATTCTGGCGCTTCTGGTCGTCGCCTTTCTGGGGTTCTTTGCGATGCCTGTCCTGGCCGCGGACCCAGACGGGACGGCGACTCTTGAGGAGGATCCGGGAACGGCCCTCGACTTCATCTGGGTCCTCGTCTGCGGGTTCATGGTCATGTTCATGCAGGCAGGATTCTCCATGGTCGAGACCGGGTTTACCAGGGCGAAGAACGCGGCGAACATCATGATGAAGAACCTGATGGACTTCTCCGTCGGCGCCCTCGCCTACTGGGCTGTCGGCTTTGCCGTCATGTACGGCACGATGGAAGGCCTGAACTGGCTCTTCGGCTGGTCGGGATTCTTCCTTCTCGGCGACGCCTACGATGTCACCACCATCGAGTCCTGGTTCTTCCAGATGGTCTTTGCGGCGACCGCCGCCACGATCGTCTCGGGTTCAGTCTCAGAAAGGTGCAAGTTCTCGACCTACGTCATCGCAAGCGCCGTGATCACGGCCCTGATCTATCCGGTCTACGGCCACTGGATCTGGGGCGGCGGCTGGCTTGCAGGGCTTGGCGCCCTCGACTTCGCGGGTTCGGGCGTGGTCCACGCCGTCGGCGGCTGGATCGCCCTCGCCGGTGCGCTCCTGCTCGGTCCTCGCATAGGGAAGTATGCAAAGGACGGGACGCCCCGTGCGATCCCGGGCCACTCGGTGACCCTGGGCATCCTGGGTGTCTTCGTGCTCTGGTTCGGGTGGTATGGCTTCAACTGCGGTTCGACACTCACTGCCGACAGCCTCAGAATCTCGGTCATTGCAGCAAACACCACACTGGCTGCGGCAGCGTCTCTCGTCACCGCCATGCTTGCCACCTGGGCCTGGCACGGCAAACCTGATGTCTCGATGTCGGGCAACGCGGCGATCGGCGGCCTTGTCGCCATCACCGCCGGGTGCGCCTGGGTAAGCCCACAGCTCTCGGTGCTGATCGGCATCGTCGCCGGTCTCCTGGTGGTCGTTGGCGTCTGGTTCCTGGACTGGGTCCTCCATGTCGACGACCCGGTCGGTGCGATCGCGGTCCACGGCTTCAACGGTGCCTGGGGTCTCCTGGCCCTCGGTCTCTTCGCCGACGGTACCTACGGTGGCGTGACCGGGCTCCTGTTCGGCAATGTGGGGTTCTTCGCCGTGCAGGCACTCTCGGTTGCGGTCAGCTTCGTCTGGGCCTTCGGCACAGGACTTATCCTCTTCGGCATCATGAAGGTGACGATGGGCATACGGGTCTCCGCTTCCGAGGAACTCCAGGGCCTCGACATCGGTGAGCACGGGATGTCGGCGTACCCGAACTTCGTGGCCACAGAGCCCGCGACAGAGGCGGAGCGATGAAAAAGATCGAAGCGGTCATCAGGCCGACAAAGTTCGAGGATGTGAAGGCAGCCCTCGAAGCCATCGGGATGGTCTCCATGACCGTCTCCGAGGTGAAGGGGCGTGGCGAGCAGAAGGGCGTCAGGCAGCAGTGGCGCGGCGCCGAGTATGTCGTCGACTTCTTCCCGAAGACCAGGATCGAGATGGTCGTCCCCGACGAGACGGTGGATGAGGTCATCACCGTGATCGTGGGGGCCGCAAAGACCGGCCAGATCGGCGACGGCAAGATCTTCGTCATACCGGTCGAACGGGTGGTCAGGGTCAGGACCGGAGAGGAGGGTGAGGCAGCCCTCCGATAACCTCTTTTAACGCCGGGGGGTATGGAGGTAGGGCGGGATCGTGCCGCCTCCCCCTGCCGGGGTCGTGCGATTATCGAGGTTTTCCACGTGACAGACGCAGTTATTATCCAGCACATCGGCGGCGAGGGCCCGGGCCCTCTCCTCCTGTCCCTCCTCGAAGAGTGCGGTCTAGAATGCACCATCGCCAGAATGGACGAAGGCGACGCCGTTCCCCGCCATGCAGAGGTCATGATCGTCCTCGGCGGGCCGATGAACGTCTACGAGGAGGAGACCCACCCCTATCTGGCCGACCTCGACCGTGCGGTCCGCGGGCACGTCCGTGCGGGCGGCCATTATCTCGGCCTCTGTCTCGGGGGCCAGGTCCTCGCAAAGGCCCTCGGCGCCCCGGTGACCCGTGCACCTCTCCCCGAGTTCGGGGTGCACACCCTCTCCCTCACGCGGGAGGGCCGGCAGGACTCTCTCTTTGCAGGCGTGCCGCGGTCCTTCCCCACCCTCGAGTGGCACCGCGACACCTTCGCCGTCCCCTGCGGGGCGACCCTCCTTGCCACCTCGGCGTCCTGCAGGAACCAGGCTTTCAGGTTCAGGAACGCCTACGGCCTCCAGTTCCACCCGGAGATGACCGTCGGGACCTTTGAGACGATGGCCGACGACTACGACCTCGACCTCCGGAGAGCGGGCTTTTCCGCCGACGCCGTCGTCGCCTATGCACGGGGATGGGAGGAGGAGATGGATCAGCATTCCCGGCAGATCCTCGGGAACTTCCTGGACGGCGTGGTCACGGGGTAGGGGGGCGGGTCGGCTCCCTCTCCGGGACGACCAATGATGACGGGGTCGAAAATCTGGTGGTGCGCTCCCCGTCCCGACAGGGCGTATGCGGGGAGATAAATCCTGTTCTGTGTGGGTAAATGTCGATTTTATCCAAGTATATATGAAATTCGCCACGCCACCCTAGACTGGAATGACATCTGTAATCACCGATCCCCTCCACCAGAAACTCCTCCTCGGGGCGGTCGCTCTCGGCACAATTATGGACGGACTCGACGGCTCGATCGTGAACGTCGCTCTCCCGACAATCGCCGCAGACTTCGACACAGACATCGGGACAATTGCCTGGGTTATCATCACCTATCTGCTTATGATGGCAGGTTTCCTCCTCGTCTTCGGAAAGATCGCGGACCGCGGCCTCATGAAAATGATCTTCATCAGCGGATTCATCATATTCACCCTCGCATCAGCCGCCTGCGGTCTCTCCCCCGCCCTTCCCATCCTCCTTGCCTCACGGATCGTCCAGGGGACCGGTGCCGCCATGATCGCCGCCGTTGCGCCGCTCCTCTGTGTCAGATATCTTCCGCCGCGGATGCTTGGCATCGCTCTTGGCGTCCTCACTGCCGCGAGTTCGATCGGCTTTGCCGCAGGCCCCGCCATCGGAGGAATTCTCACCCATTACCTCTCCTGGCACTGGATCTTCCTGATCAACATCCCGATAGGGATCATCGGCATCCTCTTCGCCTCCAGGGTCATCCCCACGGACCACAAGATAGAGGAAAAAACGCCGTTCGACTTTGCCGGAGCTGCCACGCTCTTTGGCGCAATGGTCTCCGGCATCTTCGTGCTCGAGGAAGTCATGGCCCTCGGCATAACCGACCCGCTGATCCTCGTCTGCGCAACACTCTGCGTGCTTTTTGCATCACTCTTCATCATCAGGGAACTGAAGACGCCAGCGCCCCTCATCAACATCCGCGTCTTCGGCACATGGCGGTTCACCTCCGTCCTGACCGCATTTCTGCTCGTCAACGTCGTATATATGGGAGTGCTGTACCTCCTGCCCTTCTACCTCACCGCGGAAATGGAGTTTACCATGGCAACGAGCGGCATGTACCTCTTAATTCCCCCGGCGATCACAGCCCTCCTCGGTATCACGTTCGGCAGATTGTCTGACAGGTACGGTCGCAGGTGGTTTGTTGTCGCCGCGTGCCTGGTGATCATCGTTTTCAACGGCATCTTCGCCACATATGTCCCTGAAGCAGGAGTTGTCCCTCTGCTTTTCGCCCTTGTCCTGATGGGGGCCGCCTTCGGGATTGTCGGCGGGCCTGCATCGAGCAGAATTATCGAATGCGCCCCTGAAGGCGAGGAGGGGACCGGCTCCTCGCTCATGATCACCACCGTCTACCTCGGCGGTGTACTCGGAACAGCCCTGTATGCAACGATCTTCACCATCATAACGGCCTCCGACGGTCTGGTGTCATTCACCGACCTTGACTCCGCAACCTTCCTTTCCGGGTTCCACTCCACGATTTCTATCGGGCTTATCCTCTCGGTACTCTCGCTGGTACTCTCTGCAGTTGTCAGAGATGAGAAGAGGCATATGGCGTGAACTCTGCCATGGGGGAGACGGCGATGTCTCGCCCCTTTAACCGGGAGGTCATCCCAAAACGGATCCGAACCTTCATGCACGCCGATGAAAGGACTCACATTCGGTTCTGAAAAATCCTGTTCTGGCGTCCTGTCCGGGGGGTTTCACCCCCCGATCCCCCCCTCATTGCGATAGGGGGTGGATGGCAATCTCCGTCATCAGGATCTCTGGTCTCTCTTCCCCGGCCCTATCCCGTTTCGGGGGTCCGGGGGCGTTAGTCCCCCGGCAGAGAGGTGGGGGAAGGCAGTGGTTTCGCACGATTCTTCAGGGAATTCAGGAAGACATCGACCCGATCATGATCTTTTCTCCCGATCCCTCCATGCAGAGATGGGGGGAGTGAACGAGTGTTTTGGGATATGCTCCGGAAAAAAAGAGAAAAGTTCCCGGAAAACTATCGGGCGGAAGATTCTCTCCCCGCCCTTTTCAGGACCTCCCCCGCAGGACCCCGGTCAGGGCCGTCTCCTTCCGGAGGAACGCCGTGAGGAAGGCGGCGAACTCCTCGTCCCAGCACGCCGTCCCTTCGAGCACCTGCCACTCGTTGTCCATCGCCTTCTTGACGTGCTTGCCCAGGCCCACGCCGAGCACCTCAGGCGACCGGAGGAGGTCGGCGGCCCGCGTGTACTTCCGGGCGATCTCGACGACATAACGGCCGTCCTCGATGTACGGCCCGGCGAACCGCTCCTCTTCACGCCACTTCGCGGCGAACTTCGCCGCATTCTCCCGGCTCCAGACAGGCGGGCCGAAGTGCCGCACGATCCCCGGCATATCGTCGCAGA
This window of the Methanofollis ethanolicus genome carries:
- a CDS encoding ammonium transporter, translating into MCVRKNILALLVVAFLGFFAMPVLAADPDGTATLEEDPGTALDFIWVLVCGFMVMFMQAGFSMVETGFTRAKNAANIMMKNLMDFSVGALAYWAVGFAVMYGTMEGLNWLFGWSGFFLLGDAYDVTTIESWFFQMVFAATAATIVSGSVSERCKFSTYVIASAVITALIYPVYGHWIWGGGWLAGLGALDFAGSGVVHAVGGWIALAGALLLGPRIGKYAKDGTPRAIPGHSVTLGILGVFVLWFGWYGFNCGSTLTADSLRISVIAANTTLAAAASLVTAMLATWAWHGKPDVSMSGNAAIGGLVAITAGCAWVSPQLSVLIGIVAGLLVVVGVWFLDWVLHVDDPVGAIAVHGFNGAWGLLALGLFADGTYGGVTGLLFGNVGFFAVQALSVAVSFVWAFGTGLILFGIMKVTMGIRVSASEELQGLDIGEHGMSAYPNFVATEPATEAER
- a CDS encoding MFS transporter; amino-acid sequence: MTSVITDPLHQKLLLGAVALGTIMDGLDGSIVNVALPTIAADFDTDIGTIAWVIITYLLMMAGFLLVFGKIADRGLMKMIFISGFIIFTLASAACGLSPALPILLASRIVQGTGAAMIAAVAPLLCVRYLPPRMLGIALGVLTAASSIGFAAGPAIGGILTHYLSWHWIFLINIPIGIIGILFASRVIPTDHKIEEKTPFDFAGAATLFGAMVSGIFVLEEVMALGITDPLILVCATLCVLFASLFIIRELKTPAPLINIRVFGTWRFTSVLTAFLLVNVVYMGVLYLLPFYLTAEMEFTMATSGMYLLIPPAITALLGITFGRLSDRYGRRWFVVAACLVIIVFNGIFATYVPEAGVVPLLFALVLMGAAFGIVGGPASSRIIECAPEGEEGTGSSLMITTVYLGGVLGTALYATIFTIITASDGLVSFTDLDSATFLSGFHSTISIGLILSVLSLVLSAVVRDEKRHMA
- a CDS encoding P-II family nitrogen regulator; this translates as MKKIEAVIRPTKFEDVKAALEAIGMVSMTVSEVKGRGEQKGVRQQWRGAEYVVDFFPKTRIEMVVPDETVDEVITVIVGAAKTGQIGDGKIFVIPVERVVRVRTGEEGEAALR
- a CDS encoding type 1 glutamine amidotransferase, with the protein product MTDAVIIQHIGGEGPGPLLLSLLEECGLECTIARMDEGDAVPRHAEVMIVLGGPMNVYEEETHPYLADLDRAVRGHVRAGGHYLGLCLGGQVLAKALGAPVTRAPLPEFGVHTLSLTREGRQDSLFAGVPRSFPTLEWHRDTFAVPCGATLLATSASCRNQAFRFRNAYGLQFHPEMTVGTFETMADDYDLDLRRAGFSADAVVAYARGWEEEMDQHSRQILGNFLDGVVTG